A stretch of the Candidatus Methylopumilus planktonicus genome encodes the following:
- a CDS encoding PhoH family protein gives MAKKNSTTKLFVLDTNVLMHDPSSIFRFEEHDIYLPMVTLEELDNNKKGVSEVARNARQTSRNLEEIIGTKEESLEKGRSLGIKGNTHVTGKLFLQTTALPHDLPMLAGSKADNQILGIVAYLKKEHADRQVILVSKDINIRIKARALGIAAEDYFNDKVLEDTEMLYTGITELPEDFWEKHSKDMESWQEHGKMFYRLTGPMCLNFSVNEFIFYEFDKPFHAIVRKITGKTATLEVIKDFINGKHNIWGINARNREQNFALNLLMDPDIDFVTLLGQAGTGKTLLTLAAGLAQTLDKKIYNEIIMTRVTVPVGEDIGFLPGTEEEKMTPWMGALEDNLDVLNKTDEEAGEWGRAATQDLIRSRIKVKSLNFMRGRTFLHKYLIIDEAQNLTPKQMKTLITRAGPGTKVVCLGNIAQIDTPYLTEGSSGLTYVVDRFKGWDHNGHITLVRGERSRLADYAAETL, from the coding sequence ATGGCCAAAAAAAATAGTACGACCAAACTTTTTGTATTAGATACCAATGTATTAATGCACGACCCCTCAAGTATTTTCCGATTTGAAGAACATGATATTTACCTTCCTATGGTGACCTTGGAAGAGTTAGACAATAATAAAAAAGGTGTTAGTGAAGTTGCCCGTAACGCAAGACAAACGAGTCGCAATTTAGAAGAGATTATAGGCACCAAAGAAGAAAGTTTAGAAAAGGGCCGTTCACTAGGTATCAAAGGCAACACACATGTCACAGGTAAACTTTTCTTACAAACAACAGCTCTCCCCCATGATTTACCGATGCTCGCAGGTAGCAAAGCCGACAATCAAATTTTAGGGATCGTTGCATATCTCAAAAAAGAACACGCTGATCGCCAAGTCATTCTCGTCAGTAAAGATATCAATATTCGAATTAAAGCGAGAGCCCTAGGCATCGCTGCCGAAGATTATTTTAATGATAAGGTGCTTGAAGATACCGAGATGCTCTACACCGGCATCACTGAACTTCCAGAAGATTTTTGGGAGAAGCACAGTAAAGATATGGAATCATGGCAAGAACATGGAAAAATGTTTTATCGACTGACAGGGCCTATGTGTCTTAATTTCTCAGTCAATGAATTTATTTTTTACGAATTCGATAAACCCTTCCACGCTATAGTTAGAAAAATTACCGGTAAAACAGCGACACTCGAAGTCATTAAAGATTTTATTAATGGCAAACATAATATCTGGGGCATTAACGCTAGAAATCGAGAACAAAATTTTGCATTAAATCTCCTCATGGATCCTGATATTGATTTTGTGACCCTTCTGGGTCAGGCAGGTACAGGCAAGACGCTCCTTACGCTTGCTGCAGGTTTAGCGCAAACACTTGATAAAAAAATCTACAATGAAATTATTATGACGCGTGTCACGGTTCCTGTAGGCGAAGATATTGGCTTCTTGCCGGGTACTGAGGAAGAAAAGATGACACCATGGATGGGCGCACTAGAAGATAACTTAGATGTACTTAATAAAACAGATGAAGAAGCAGGCGAATGGGGAAGGGCTGCGACACAGGATCTTATTCGCTCACGTATCAAAGTAAAATCACTTAATTTTATGCGAGGCAGGACATTCCTTCATAAATATCTCATTATTGATGAAGCACAAAATTTAACACCTAAACAAATGAAAACGCTTATTACGCGCGCAGGTCCGGGGACTAAGGTTGTATGCCTGGGCAATATTGCGCAAATTGATACACCCTATTTAACTGAAGGTAGCTCAGGCTTAACTTATGTCGTCGATCGCTTTAAAGGTTGGGATCATAACGGTCACATTACACTTGTGCGCGGTGAACGCTCTCGCTTAGCTGATTATGCTGCTGAAACACTTTAA
- a CDS encoding NAD(P)(+) transhydrogenase (Re/Si-specific) subunit beta — protein sequence MASLLYLFSAVLFIFSLKGLSSPKTSRLGNTLGMIGMAVAILTTFNIGHNLIVPMVGIAILIGALIGIFAAKKVEMTSMPELVALMHSFVGLAAVLIAIAAVFNTSDVHSDAQRVELCIGAFIGAITFSASVVAFGKLSGKFSAKMIQFKGQHLLNLFLFIAMISAGIFFYSTHNTSIFLLMCFIAFALGVTLIIPIGGADMPVVVSMLNSYSGWAAAGIGFSLNNSVLIIAGACVGASGAILSYIMCKAMNRSIVSVLLGGFGSDTAAVDDASQSQKISKSGSVEDVAFLLSNADSVIIVPGYGLAVARAQHALQELTTKLISKGIKVKYAIHPVAGRMPGHMNVLLAEADVPYEMIVEMEDINNEFAETDVVLVIGANDVVNPQAKKPGSPIYGMPILEAFKAKTIIVNKRSMSPGYAGLDNELFYLDKTIMVFGDAKKVTDDIVKAID from the coding sequence ATGGCTTCATTATTATATTTATTTTCAGCAGTATTATTTATCTTTTCTCTTAAAGGACTCTCTTCACCTAAAACATCGAGATTAGGAAATACACTCGGTATGATTGGAATGGCAGTTGCAATTTTAACTACATTTAATATTGGGCATAACTTAATTGTTCCTATGGTAGGTATTGCAATATTGATTGGTGCCTTGATTGGAATTTTTGCAGCCAAAAAAGTTGAGATGACGAGCATGCCTGAGCTTGTGGCTTTAATGCATTCCTTTGTAGGTTTAGCAGCGGTGCTTATTGCAATTGCTGCAGTTTTTAATACAAGCGATGTTCATAGTGATGCTCAGAGAGTTGAGTTATGTATTGGCGCTTTTATTGGCGCTATTACGTTTTCAGCTTCAGTCGTTGCATTTGGAAAGCTTTCTGGAAAATTCAGTGCAAAAATGATTCAATTTAAAGGTCAGCATCTTTTAAATCTATTCTTATTTATTGCAATGATTTCAGCAGGAATCTTCTTTTATAGTACACACAATACTTCTATATTTCTTTTGATGTGCTTTATTGCATTTGCACTTGGAGTAACCCTTATTATTCCAATCGGTGGTGCAGATATGCCGGTTGTAGTCTCGATGCTGAATAGTTATTCAGGATGGGCTGCGGCAGGTATCGGGTTTTCTCTTAACAACTCTGTTTTAATCATCGCAGGCGCGTGTGTGGGGGCTTCAGGCGCAATTCTTTCTTATATTATGTGTAAAGCAATGAATCGTTCTATTGTTTCTGTGTTGTTAGGAGGTTTTGGTTCAGACACTGCTGCTGTAGACGATGCTTCTCAAAGTCAAAAAATATCAAAATCAGGCTCGGTTGAGGATGTTGCATTTTTATTATCGAATGCAGATTCAGTAATTATTGTACCTGGGTATGGCTTAGCCGTGGCAAGAGCTCAGCATGCCTTACAAGAATTAACTACAAAACTTATCAGTAAAGGTATTAAGGTTAAATACGCAATTCATCCAGTTGCAGGGAGAATGCCTGGGCACATGAATGTGCTTTTGGCCGAAGCAGATGTTCCTTACGAGATGATTGTCGAAATGGAAGATATTAATAATGAGTTTGCTGAAACAGATGTTGTCCTTGTGATTGGAGCGAATGATGTCGTTAATCCACAAGCGAAAAAACCTGGAAGCCCTATTTATGGCATGCCTATTCTAGAAGCATTTAAAGCGAAGACTATCATTGTAAATAAACGTTCAATGTCTCCAGGTTATGCAGGACTGGATAATGAATTATTTTATTTAGATAAAACTATAATGGTATTTGGAGACGCAAAAAAAGTTACTGATGATATTGTTAAAGCAATAGATTAA
- a CDS encoding proton-translocating transhydrogenase family protein, protein MDLMTIQNISIFVLAIFVGYHVVWNVTPALHTPLMSVTNAISGIVIVGAILQAVPIDDHEINLTSVLAFTAILLTSVNIFGGFMVTKRMLDMFKKKERTNKD, encoded by the coding sequence ATGGATTTAATGACCATCCAAAATATTTCAATTTTTGTATTAGCTATATTTGTTGGCTATCACGTTGTGTGGAATGTCACACCTGCTTTACATACACCTCTTATGTCTGTAACTAATGCTATTTCTGGCATTGTGATTGTAGGTGCAATTTTACAAGCTGTCCCTATCGATGATCATGAAATTAACCTAACGAGTGTATTAGCATTCACTGCGATATTACTTACGTCAGTGAACATTTTTGGGGGTTTTATGGTGACAAAAAGAATGTTAGATATGTTTAAAAAGAAAGAACGTACCAACAAAGATTAA
- the lplT gene encoding lysophospholipid transporter LplT, protein MLLKHFKLNVSKGFVPLLIAQFLSALADNALLFAAIALLAQLNSPHWHQPLLLQFFVISYIILAPFVGGIADAYPKGRVMFYSNAIKFIGSLSMLLGMQPLYAYAIVGVGAAAYSPAKYGILTELLPPKELVMANGWMEGSTVFAIILGSIIGGALAQFDPLVAIIIITGLYLLAAVFNRYIPLFPIDHKLTKKNPLFMIKDFWHAFKVLWNDPQGQLSLAVTTLFWGAGASLRLIVIAWASYALQFNLEEATRLTAMVAFGIAIGSVIAARYISLKDSVRVLPAGILMGGFVMTMVVIHDWHIAALIFLLIGALSGFFIVPLNALLQHRGHLLIGAGHSIAVQNFNENIGILLLSGTYTWMVREEFSINTIIILLGLFVSITMLAIYKHYKKII, encoded by the coding sequence ATGCTGCTGAAACACTTTAAGCTAAATGTTTCAAAAGGTTTTGTTCCTTTACTGATTGCACAGTTTTTATCAGCACTTGCTGACAATGCGCTTTTATTTGCAGCTATTGCATTACTCGCGCAACTCAATTCCCCTCATTGGCACCAGCCTCTTCTGCTTCAATTTTTTGTGATCTCTTATATTATTTTAGCGCCCTTCGTAGGTGGCATCGCAGACGCTTATCCTAAAGGTCGTGTCATGTTTTATTCCAATGCTATTAAATTTATTGGGAGCTTATCTATGTTGCTAGGTATGCAGCCCCTTTATGCATATGCGATTGTAGGCGTAGGGGCTGCAGCTTACTCTCCTGCAAAATATGGTATTTTGACTGAACTTCTGCCGCCTAAAGAACTTGTCATGGCAAATGGATGGATGGAAGGTTCAACAGTCTTCGCAATTATTTTAGGGTCTATTATTGGGGGTGCGCTCGCTCAATTTGATCCTCTTGTTGCCATCATTATAATTACAGGACTTTATTTGCTTGCGGCTGTTTTTAATCGTTACATTCCATTATTTCCTATCGATCATAAACTGACAAAAAAGAATCCTCTATTTATGATAAAAGATTTCTGGCATGCATTTAAAGTATTATGGAATGATCCTCAAGGTCAGTTATCACTTGCAGTGACCACCCTCTTCTGGGGTGCTGGTGCTTCATTAAGATTGATTGTCATTGCATGGGCAAGCTATGCATTGCAATTTAATTTAGAAGAGGCAACACGCTTAACAGCTATGGTTGCTTTTGGTATTGCCATTGGATCAGTCATAGCAGCTCGCTATATCAGTCTTAAGGATTCAGTGAGGGTTCTTCCAGCCGGCATTCTTATGGGTGGCTTTGTGATGACTATGGTTGTGATCCATGATTGGCATATTGCGGCTCTTATCTTTTTACTGATTGGCGCATTAAGTGGATTCTTTATTGTTCCATTGAATGCACTCCTTCAACATCGAGGCCATTTACTTATTGGTGCAGGCCACTCTATTGCAGTACAAAACTTTAATGAAAATATTGGAATTCTTTTATTAAGTGGCACTTACACTTGGATGGTAAGAGAAGAATTTTCTATTAATACTATTATTATTCTTTTAGGTTTATTTGTGAGTATCACGATGCTTGCAATCTATAAGCATTATAAAAAAATAATATAA